Proteins co-encoded in one Paraburkholderia edwinii genomic window:
- a CDS encoding ABC transporter permease subunit translates to MATLSVLYSLIYQFGDSFAYLVLAALGLAVIFGMMGVINLAHGEFIMCGAYVTIIAAKRGVPLPLAMLLGAIAAALAGVVIERLVIRHLYDRLFDSVVATWAISLIVQQTMLLVAGPSLEGIGTPFGSFSLGDYSFSTYCAVLPIIALLILFGLYLLFFKTNYGVCARATIQNANIARCLGLRTDRLYTLTFALGAGLAGLTGALYAPTMTAVPTMGSNFIVQAFVSVVVGGANVIAGTTPAAGVLAIIQTALTASYGQLIGQIGLLVTVIVVIRLMPQGLGNLFTRLR, encoded by the coding sequence ATGGCCACGCTATCGGTTCTTTACTCGCTCATCTATCAGTTCGGCGACAGCTTTGCGTATCTGGTCCTCGCGGCGCTCGGGCTGGCGGTGATCTTCGGCATGATGGGCGTCATCAATCTCGCGCATGGGGAGTTCATCATGTGCGGCGCCTATGTCACGATCATCGCGGCCAAGCGCGGTGTGCCGCTCCCGCTCGCGATGCTGCTCGGCGCGATTGCGGCGGCACTCGCGGGTGTCGTCATCGAGCGGCTCGTGATTCGTCACCTCTACGACCGGCTGTTCGATTCGGTCGTGGCGACATGGGCGATCAGTCTGATCGTGCAACAGACCATGCTGCTCGTGGCCGGTCCATCGCTCGAAGGCATCGGAACGCCATTCGGATCGTTCTCGCTCGGCGACTATTCGTTTTCGACGTATTGCGCCGTGCTGCCCATCATCGCGCTGTTGATTCTGTTCGGGCTTTACCTGCTGTTCTTCAAGACGAATTACGGCGTCTGCGCACGCGCGACCATCCAGAACGCGAACATCGCGCGATGCCTCGGCTTGCGCACGGACCGGCTCTATACCCTGACCTTCGCGCTCGGCGCGGGGCTTGCCGGACTCACCGGCGCGCTCTATGCACCGACCATGACGGCCGTGCCCACGATGGGCAGCAACTTTATCGTGCAGGCGTTCGTGTCGGTGGTGGTCGGCGGCGCCAACGTGATCGCGGGGACGACGCCTGCCGCGGGCGTGCTCGCGATCATCCAGACCGCGCTCACGGCGTCATACGGCCAGTTGATCGGGCAGATCGGCCTGCTGGTGACAGTCATCGTCG
- a CDS encoding alpha/beta hydrolase, with the protein MKAPPFPTAQNSDHTVLLLHGLSSSPLEMRFLARFLADEGFATHTPELTGYSAGTGHQPMEQWINAAVAQFDALAAQYRHVSVCGLSMGATLAAAVVQRRPAARALLLLSITLDYDGWAIPWYLFMFDCLYYTPLRSRYRYREHEPYGLRNEALRAKIARAMQKNEISEVGPASISMAALHEARRLAASMRNTLKGITADCLIVHAIDDETSSPHNARFVESNVEASFLRTIWLDDSYHMITSDNEREVVARECALFLRESEATSAASSNPTPVVSRALARRLRQLATVAGKA; encoded by the coding sequence ATGAAAGCGCCTCCGTTCCCTACCGCCCAGAACAGCGATCACACGGTCCTGCTGTTGCACGGCTTGTCGAGCTCACCGCTGGAAATGCGCTTCCTCGCGCGCTTTCTCGCCGACGAGGGCTTCGCCACGCACACACCGGAACTGACCGGCTATAGCGCGGGTACCGGACATCAGCCGATGGAGCAGTGGATCAACGCAGCGGTGGCGCAGTTCGACGCGCTTGCCGCGCAATATCGCCACGTCTCGGTGTGTGGCCTTTCGATGGGCGCCACGCTGGCCGCAGCAGTCGTGCAACGGCGCCCGGCCGCGCGCGCCCTGCTGCTGCTATCGATCACACTCGATTACGACGGCTGGGCAATTCCGTGGTACCTGTTTATGTTCGACTGCCTCTACTACACGCCGCTGCGCTCACGCTACCGCTATCGCGAGCACGAGCCGTACGGCCTGCGCAACGAGGCATTGCGCGCAAAGATCGCGCGGGCAATGCAAAAAAACGAAATCAGCGAGGTGGGACCGGCTTCCATTTCGATGGCGGCGTTGCACGAAGCCAGGCGTCTTGCCGCCTCGATGCGCAACACGCTGAAGGGCATCACCGCCGATTGCCTGATCGTCCACGCAATCGACGACGAAACATCGAGTCCGCATAACGCACGCTTTGTCGAATCGAACGTTGAGGCTTCGTTCCTTCGCACTATCTGGCTCGACGATTCGTACCATATGATCACGTCGGACAACGAACGCGAGGTCGTCGCGCGCGAATGTGCGCTCTTTCTGCGCGAAAGCGAGGCAACCTCGGCGGCAAGCAGCAATCCAACGCCAGTGGTGTCGCGCGCGCTTGCGCGGCGCCTGAGGCAACTGGCCACCGTGGCGGGCAAAGCATAA
- a CDS encoding glycosyltransferase, translating into MPQTALRTSVLFNVVDFNDGGIESSLMQWLSILDRSRFEITLAVMYASPAFVSRFRALIPQDVKVEILVDRPWLNYFQSRRYARKLSKPGRIGRDVFNTLAVRPHIRRRIAALAKRHDVIVDFDMSLRRWASQFDIAWLGVNHFSFDARLGNRPRKARRLALQYARYDAVIALNQHMADEAKQMFGDTLHRLVVLPNAIDIDAIRASASAPNATKAPTAAPYIVSVARLDEIQKDHRTLLHAYAKMIEDSDVKDDLVIVGNGAFKQELEALAVQLGIAPRVHFVGHQDNPHALIANARAHVLSSRYEGMPMVLLEALAHGKPIVATDCPTGPREILDDGRAGMLVPIGDVDAMADALTRIVTDAALRDTMTANALARAQHYGIEQSNRRFAACVTDILAVRRGHQSAKAAAQSPARS; encoded by the coding sequence ATGCCCCAAACGGCCCTGCGCACTTCCGTTCTGTTCAACGTCGTCGACTTCAACGACGGCGGCATCGAGTCCTCGCTGATGCAATGGCTGAGCATCCTCGATCGCAGCCGCTTCGAGATCACGCTCGCGGTGATGTACGCGTCGCCGGCGTTCGTGAGCCGCTTTCGCGCGCTGATTCCGCAGGATGTGAAGGTCGAAATACTCGTCGACCGCCCGTGGCTCAACTACTTCCAGTCGCGCCGTTACGCACGTAAGCTCAGCAAGCCCGGCCGCATCGGCCGCGACGTGTTCAACACGCTCGCCGTGCGCCCGCACATCAGGAGGCGCATCGCGGCGCTCGCGAAGCGCCACGATGTAATCGTCGACTTCGATATGTCGCTGCGGCGCTGGGCCTCGCAATTCGACATCGCGTGGCTGGGCGTCAATCATTTCAGCTTCGACGCGCGTCTCGGCAACCGTCCGCGCAAGGCGCGCCGTCTCGCGCTGCAGTACGCGCGTTACGACGCGGTGATCGCGCTGAACCAGCATATGGCCGACGAAGCAAAGCAGATGTTCGGCGATACGTTGCACCGGCTCGTCGTGCTGCCGAATGCGATCGATATCGATGCGATTCGCGCGTCGGCCAGCGCGCCGAATGCAACGAAAGCGCCGACTGCGGCACCGTACATCGTGTCCGTCGCGCGGCTCGACGAGATTCAGAAAGATCACCGTACGCTGTTGCACGCGTACGCGAAGATGATCGAAGACAGTGATGTCAAAGACGATCTTGTGATCGTCGGCAACGGTGCGTTCAAGCAGGAACTGGAAGCACTCGCGGTGCAGCTCGGCATCGCGCCGCGCGTGCATTTCGTCGGTCATCAGGACAATCCGCATGCGCTGATCGCCAATGCTCGCGCACACGTGCTGAGCTCACGCTACGAAGGCATGCCGATGGTATTGCTCGAAGCGCTCGCGCACGGCAAGCCGATCGTTGCGACCGACTGCCCGACGGGCCCGCGCGAGATTCTCGATGATGGCCGCGCCGGCATGCTTGTGCCGATCGGCGACGTGGATGCAATGGCCGATGCGCTCACCCGTATCGTCACCGACGCCGCCTTGCGCGACACGATGACCGCGAACGCGTTGGCGCGTGCGCAGCACTATGGGATCGAGCAGAGCAACCGGCGCTTTGCCGCGTGCGTCACCGACATTCTCGCTGTGCGGCGTGGTCACCAGTCCGCAAAGGCAGCAGCGCAGAGTCCGGCCAGAAGCTAA
- the waaA gene encoding lipid IV(A) 3-deoxy-D-manno-octulosonic acid transferase, whose amino-acid sequence MLRAIYNALWWIAAPVAVARLMWRSRKEPGYRRHIGERFGRGRARLPEDDAPLIWVHAVSVGETRAAQPLIDALIKARPDARILLTHMTPSGRATGEQIFGDRVLRCYLPYDLPHAVRRFLRAWRPSLGLVMETEVWPTLIDECRRADVPLVLTNARMSERSYRRAARFGHATRDVFGGFARVLAQSPSDAQRLTALGARNVTVLGNLKFDMHTPPELVARGHAWRAAIGERPVWVAASTREGEEELVLQAFAALAIDDALLVLVPRHPQRFDEVAALVERQGMRIERRSGWAPAGAAAAALEPVQPLPRDVKVLLGDSMGELGAYYAASDVAFIGGSLLPLGGQNLIEACAVGLPVLIGPHVFNFTQATADAVAAGAAIQVKDPADLARVLRELFNDKPRRTAMGAAASAFAARHRGATVRTVDVLTTLLPEDPAPVLAGE is encoded by the coding sequence ATGCTAAGAGCGATCTATAACGCGCTCTGGTGGATCGCCGCGCCGGTCGCGGTGGCGCGCCTCATGTGGCGCTCGCGCAAGGAGCCGGGCTACCGCCGGCATATCGGCGAGCGCTTCGGCCGCGGGCGCGCACGTCTGCCCGAAGACGACGCGCCGCTGATCTGGGTGCACGCGGTATCGGTCGGCGAGACGCGCGCCGCGCAGCCGCTGATCGATGCGCTGATCAAGGCGCGCCCCGACGCGCGCATTCTGCTGACCCACATGACGCCGAGCGGCCGTGCAACGGGCGAGCAGATCTTCGGCGACCGCGTGCTGCGCTGCTACCTGCCTTACGATTTGCCCCACGCGGTGCGGCGCTTTCTGCGCGCGTGGCGGCCGTCGCTCGGTCTTGTGATGGAGACCGAAGTATGGCCGACGCTCATCGACGAATGCCGGCGCGCCGACGTACCGCTCGTGCTGACCAACGCGCGGATGTCGGAGCGCTCGTACCGCCGCGCGGCGCGTTTCGGGCATGCGACGCGCGATGTGTTCGGCGGCTTTGCGCGTGTGCTGGCGCAAAGTCCATCCGACGCGCAACGGCTGACCGCGCTCGGCGCGCGCAACGTGACCGTGCTCGGCAATCTGAAGTTCGATATGCATACGCCGCCGGAACTTGTGGCGCGCGGCCATGCGTGGCGCGCGGCGATCGGCGAGCGTCCGGTATGGGTCGCGGCGAGCACGCGCGAAGGCGAAGAAGAACTCGTGCTGCAGGCGTTTGCGGCGCTGGCGATCGACGACGCGTTGCTGGTGCTTGTGCCGCGCCATCCGCAGCGGTTCGACGAAGTCGCGGCGCTAGTGGAGCGTCAAGGCATGCGCATCGAACGGCGCTCCGGGTGGGCGCCGGCCGGCGCTGCTGCGGCCGCGCTTGAGCCGGTGCAGCCGTTGCCGCGTGATGTGAAGGTGCTGCTCGGCGATTCGATGGGCGAGCTCGGCGCTTACTATGCGGCGTCCGACGTGGCGTTTATCGGCGGCAGTCTGTTGCCGCTGGGCGGGCAGAATCTGATCGAGGCGTGTGCGGTCGGTCTGCCGGTGCTGATCGGCCCGCACGTCTTCAACTTCACGCAGGCGACGGCCGATGCCGTTGCGGCCGGCGCGGCGATTCAGGTGAAAGACCCCGCGGACCTCGCGCGCGTGCTGCGCGAACTGTTCAATGACAAACCGCGCCGCACGGCGATGGGCGCCGCGGCTTCCGCGTTTGCCGCGCGACATCGTGGGGCAACGGTGCGCACGGTGGATGTGCTGACGACGTTGTTGCCGGAGGATCCGGCGCCGGTGTTGGCGGGGGAGTGA
- a CDS encoding DUF4118 domain-containing protein — protein MEVRNARRWAPHGGNRWVIAATALFAAVSIRAALHPLLGPVMPETSFLIAAILVEYYCGIAPAVCVMLAGLCIADYLFIPPYRRPEIINQADLWLLISYSLVTILVITLVERLKRAQYRAQLLTAVSQSRYEMLLRHDNERLLARRATDEMRRMLHYIAQHNRSLILIRALDSANSLSPGSFLAAAATATPSGIIDDQSFRVGVAYGAKHSQVHQEDLARVTERLVPGLHRMRFLSAGHGWRPVECVCDRFMTTSGEFLVLRAND, from the coding sequence ATGGAAGTCAGGAATGCTCGGCGGTGGGCACCGCATGGCGGAAACCGGTGGGTCATCGCAGCTACTGCACTGTTTGCCGCCGTCTCGATCCGGGCAGCGCTGCATCCGCTGCTCGGCCCTGTCATGCCGGAAACCAGCTTCCTGATCGCCGCTATCCTCGTCGAGTACTATTGCGGCATCGCGCCGGCGGTTTGCGTGATGCTCGCCGGCCTTTGCATCGCCGACTACCTGTTTATTCCGCCCTATAGGCGTCCCGAGATCATCAACCAGGCGGACCTCTGGCTGCTGATCTCGTATTCACTCGTCACGATCCTTGTGATCACGCTGGTCGAGCGGCTCAAGCGCGCGCAGTATCGCGCCCAACTGCTGACCGCCGTGTCCCAGTCGCGCTACGAAATGCTGCTGCGTCACGACAACGAGCGCCTGCTCGCACGGCGCGCCACGGATGAGATGCGGCGCATGCTCCACTACATCGCGCAGCACAACCGCTCGCTGATCCTGATCAGGGCGCTCGATTCCGCGAACAGTCTGTCGCCCGGCAGTTTCCTCGCCGCGGCGGCGACCGCGACCCCGAGCGGCATCATCGACGACCAGTCGTTTCGGGTGGGCGTCGCTTACGGTGCGAAGCATTCGCAGGTGCATCAGGAGGACCTGGCGCGCGTCACCGAGCGGCTCGTGCCGGGCCTTCACCGCATGCGCTTTCTGTCGGCCGGACACGGGTGGCGGCCCGTCGAATGCGTATGCGACCGCTTCATGACGACGTCCGGCGAATTTCTGGTCCTGCGCGCGAACGACTGA
- a CDS encoding urea ABC transporter substrate-binding protein produces MLLKLSGWMRMALTAGLAVTSLAASAADPVKIGLLEDASGNFALATIPKIHATELAVDEINQKGGILGRPVKLIAYDTQSDNTKFQELARRLVQTDKPDVIFGAFSSASREAIRPIMDRAHQLYFYDNQYEGGVCDTTTFVTGAVPEQQFSTLLPWMMQKYGKKVYTIAADYNFGQISAEWVRNIVKENGGTMVGEEFIPLSVSQFGQTIQNIQKAKPDFVVTLLVGANQASYYEQQASAHLNLPMASSVNVGQAYEHKRFKAPALKDMYVTANYVEEVDSPASNDFKKRFHAKFPNEPYINQEAANAYDAIYLYKAAVEKAGTTNQDAVRKALESGNICTDGEQGKVCIDPKSHHASHTIYLVHVNADHSVDIPKVWADVQPYWLGKVGCDLPNKPDHRQYTPSNLPKKS; encoded by the coding sequence ATGTTGCTGAAGCTGTCGGGCTGGATGCGTATGGCCCTTACTGCAGGACTCGCAGTCACTTCGCTCGCGGCAAGCGCCGCTGATCCCGTGAAAATCGGCTTGCTCGAAGATGCGTCCGGTAACTTCGCACTGGCAACCATTCCAAAGATCCACGCGACGGAACTCGCCGTCGATGAGATTAACCAGAAAGGCGGCATTCTCGGACGTCCCGTGAAGCTGATCGCCTACGACACCCAGTCCGACAACACCAAATTCCAGGAGTTGGCGCGGCGTCTCGTTCAGACGGACAAGCCGGACGTGATTTTCGGCGCGTTCTCGAGCGCATCGCGCGAAGCGATTCGCCCGATCATGGACCGTGCGCATCAGCTTTACTTCTACGACAACCAGTACGAAGGCGGCGTATGCGACACCACCACCTTCGTGACTGGCGCGGTGCCGGAGCAGCAGTTCTCGACGCTCCTTCCGTGGATGATGCAGAAGTACGGCAAGAAGGTGTACACGATCGCCGCCGACTACAACTTCGGGCAAATCTCCGCCGAATGGGTGCGCAACATCGTCAAGGAAAACGGCGGCACGATGGTCGGCGAGGAATTCATTCCGTTGTCGGTTTCGCAGTTCGGCCAGACCATCCAGAACATCCAGAAGGCCAAGCCCGATTTCGTGGTCACGCTGCTGGTCGGCGCGAATCAGGCGTCGTATTACGAGCAACAGGCCTCGGCGCATCTGAATCTGCCGATGGCGAGTTCCGTCAATGTCGGTCAGGCGTATGAGCACAAGCGCTTCAAGGCGCCCGCGCTCAAGGACATGTATGTGACGGCGAACTACGTCGAAGAAGTCGACTCGCCCGCGAGCAACGATTTCAAGAAGCGCTTCCACGCGAAATTTCCGAACGAGCCGTACATCAACCAGGAAGCCGCGAACGCCTACGACGCGATCTATCTCTACAAGGCGGCGGTCGAAAAGGCCGGGACGACGAATCAGGACGCGGTGCGCAAAGCGCTCGAGAGCGGCAACATCTGCACGGACGGCGAGCAGGGCAAGGTCTGCATCGATCCGAAGAGCCATCATGCGAGCCATACGATCTATCTCGTGCATGTGAACGCGGATCACTCCGTCGACATTCCGAAGGTCTGGGCCGACGTGCAGCCGTATTGGCTCGGCAAGGTCGGTTGCGATCTGCCCAACAAGCCCGATCATCGCCAGTACACACCGTCGAATCTGCCCAAGAAATCCTGA